One window of Deltaproteobacteria bacterium HGW-Deltaproteobacteria-4 genomic DNA carries:
- a CDS encoding DUF456 domain-containing protein — protein sequence MTDASLILWIIGIILAISGLAGLLLPVLPGAPLLFLGLFFAAWAEDFHYVGIWTLLLLAGLAALTYVVEVVASVLGVKKYGGSNRAMMGAVIGGIVGLFFGIPGILLGPFLGAVAGELSLQRSLDQAGRAGFGTVLGLAIGVAGKLAIGIAMIGLFLLIRFF from the coding sequence ATGACGGATGCATCGCTAATCCTCTGGATCATCGGCATCATTCTGGCGATCAGTGGCTTGGCCGGTCTGCTGTTGCCGGTCCTGCCGGGAGCACCGCTTTTGTTTCTCGGCTTGTTCTTTGCTGCCTGGGCGGAGGACTTTCATTATGTCGGGATCTGGACTTTACTGTTACTGGCCGGCCTGGCAGCACTGACTTATGTCGTGGAAGTCGTCGCCTCGGTCCTGGGAGTTAAAAAGTACGGCGGATCGAATCGTGCCATGATGGGGGCTGTGATCGGTGGGATAGTCGGACTATTTTTCGGCATACCGGGTATTCTTCTTGGCCCGTTTCTCGGGGCAGTGGCGGGCGAACTCTCCTTGCAGCGCAGTCTGGATCAGGCCGGTCGGGCCGGTTTTGGGACGGTCCTGGGATTGGCCATCGGCGTGGCCGGCAAGCTTGCCATCGGTATCGCCATGATCGGGCTTTTTCTGCTGATTCGTTTCTTCTGA